The following proteins are co-located in the Triticum aestivum cultivar Chinese Spring chromosome 1A, IWGSC CS RefSeq v2.1, whole genome shotgun sequence genome:
- the LOC123060133 gene encoding thioredoxin H5 yields MGCCGSNPVDEEEHLDYSSGNVTLITDLKSWEKKLEDATDANKTLVVKFSAVWCGPCRIAAPAYSELSLKHSDLVFVSVDVDELPELVTQFDVRATPTFIFLRDNKEIDKLVGGNQVDLQQKFEPYCRPGDEVMSKQSFEDKT; encoded by the exons ATGGGATGCTGCGGCAGC AACCCTGTAGATGAGGAGGAACACCTAGACTACAGCTCTGGGAATGTGACTCTTATAACTGATCTAAAGAGTTGGGAGAAGAAATTGGAAGATGCAACTGACGCCAATAAAACA CTTGTTGTAAAATTCAGCGCAGTATGGTGTGGCCCGTGTAGGATCGCTGCTCCTGCATACTCCGAACTCTCTTTGAAGCATTCCGATCTTGTTTTCGTGTCCGTGGACGTAGACGAACTACCG GAACTGGTCACGCAATTCGACGTACGTGCCACGCCGACATTCATCTTCTTGAGAGATAACAAGGAGATCGACAAGCTGGTGGGGGGGAACCAGGTCGATCTTCAGCAGAAGTTCGAACCATACTGCCGGCCAGGCGACGAAGTCATGAGTAAACAGTCTTTCGAGGACAAAACCTGA
- the LOC780682 gene encoding ubiquitin-conjugating enzyme E2-17 kDa: MASKRILKELKDLQKDPPTSCSAGPAGEDMFHWQATIMGPPDSPYAGGVFLVNIHFPPDYPFKPPKVSFKTKVFHPNINSNGSICLDILKEQWSPALTISKVLLSICSLLTDPNPDDPLVPEIAHMYKTDRSKYETTARSWTQKYAMG, translated from the exons ATGGCATCAAAGCGCATCCTCAAGGAACTCAAGGACCTGCAGAAGGACCCGCCCACATCATGCAGTGCAG GTCCTGCTGGTGAGGACATGTTTCATTGGCAAGCAACAATTATGGGACCCCCTGACAGTCCCTATGCCGGCGGTGTTTTCTTAGTGAACATTCATTTCCCTCCGGATTACCCCTTCAAGCCACCAAAG GTATCTTTTAAGACAAAGGTCTTCCATCCTAATATCAACAGCAATGGAAGCATATGCCTTGATATTCTTAAGGAGCAGTGGAGCCCTGCTTTGACGATCTCCAAG GTCTTGCTCTCTATCTGCTCCCTGCTGACCGATCCCAACCCGGATGATCCCCTTGTTCCTGAGATTGCCCACATGTACAAGACGGACCGGTCAAAGTACGAGACGACAGCCCGCAGCTGGACGCAGAAGTACGCCATGGGTTGA